A genomic region of Chloracidobacterium sp. contains the following coding sequences:
- a CDS encoding MBL fold metallo-hydrolase, translated as MRFTVLGSGSTGNCVLISSETTNVLIDAGLSAREIMRRLAEVGVPHDRLDGVVVTHEHGDHIGGLRVLMRSLRCPVYISGITEDAYYDTRAGGRNGSSESSKRRTALDRRTVEIESDREFRIGDIDFHPFSVPHDAVDNFGFVAKQGGVKVATLMDFGHIDDTIKQNLRGSDAVVIESNHSRDMLRACSLYTWDLKQRIMSRTGHLSNEALSDWLTGDFDGSARHIVLAHLSQRANEPNLARINAEAALQMRGPLFKADAKVSVSQPRQPTDWIAF; from the coding sequence ATGAGATTTACCGTCCTCGGCAGCGGCTCGACCGGCAACTGCGTGCTGATTTCGAGCGAGACGACAAACGTCCTGATCGATGCCGGCCTTAGCGCCCGCGAGATCATGCGCCGCTTGGCGGAGGTCGGCGTGCCGCACGATCGTCTCGACGGAGTCGTCGTCACGCACGAACACGGCGACCACATCGGCGGGCTTCGGGTGCTGATGCGATCACTTCGCTGTCCCGTCTATATCTCGGGAATTACCGAGGATGCATACTATGACACGCGGGCGGGCGGGCGCAACGGCAGCAGCGAATCATCGAAACGGCGGACGGCCCTCGACCGACGCACGGTAGAGATCGAATCTGATCGTGAGTTTCGCATTGGTGACATCGATTTCCATCCGTTCAGCGTGCCACACGACGCCGTCGATAATTTTGGATTTGTGGCAAAGCAAGGCGGTGTAAAGGTCGCTACCTTGATGGACTTTGGCCACATCGACGACACGATCAAACAGAACCTGCGGGGCAGCGACGCCGTCGTTATCGAGTCAAATCACAGCCGCGACATGCTCCGTGCCTGCTCGCTATACACGTGGGACCTGAAGCAGCGAATAATGTCGCGCACCGGCCATCTCTCGAACGAAGCCCTCTCTGACTGGCTCACGGGCGATTTTGATGGCTCGGCCCGGCACATCGTTCTCGCCCATCTCTCGCAGCGAGCGAACGAACCGAACCTCGCCCGGATCAACGCCGAGGCCGCCCTGCAAATGCGCGGGCCGCTATTCAAAGCAGACGCCAAGGTATCGGTCTCGCAGCCCAGACAGCCGACTGACTGGATAGCTTTCTGA
- a CDS encoding SDR family oxidoreductase yields the protein MPTTLITGASSGIGEAFAKQLASQGHDLVLVARSEKALNDLCDELIVREKVSADYVVLDLTKPDADVKLFAETERRGIEIDWLINNAGFGSAGDFSTLPLDRELEMIDLNVRALVAITHRYLKRMRELGRGTIVNVSSTASFQPIPFMATYAATKAFVTSFTESLVEENKPFGIRIMAFCPGSTKTNFFAASSIERPVTVKGQHTADEAVSAFLRSVGAGRARFVPGVVNRVGAALGAHLPTAISRRLMAKALRPRYQEEK from the coding sequence ATGCCGACAACACTCATAACCGGAGCATCAAGCGGCATCGGCGAGGCCTTTGCGAAGCAACTCGCGTCGCAGGGACACGACCTCGTGCTCGTGGCCCGGTCCGAAAAGGCATTGAACGACCTTTGTGATGAGCTTATCGTTCGTGAAAAGGTCTCGGCCGATTATGTCGTTCTCGACCTGACGAAGCCGGACGCCGACGTAAAGCTCTTCGCCGAGACGGAACGTCGCGGCATCGAGATCGACTGGCTGATCAACAATGCGGGCTTCGGCTCGGCGGGTGATTTCTCAACGCTGCCGCTGGACCGCGAGTTGGAGATGATAGATCTGAACGTCCGAGCTCTCGTCGCGATCACTCACCGCTATCTAAAGAGAATGCGTGAACTGGGCCGCGGAACGATCGTCAATGTTTCATCAACCGCGTCGTTTCAGCCGATACCGTTCATGGCTACCTATGCGGCGACAAAAGCCTTTGTTACTTCATTTACAGAGAGTCTAGTAGAGGAGAACAAGCCGTTTGGAATACGGATCATGGCATTCTGCCCGGGCTCTACGAAAACCAATTTCTTCGCCGCATCAAGTATCGAGCGGCCCGTGACGGTCAAGGGGCAGCATACCGCGGACGAAGCCGTCAGTGCATTTTTGAGAAGCGTCGGAGCGGGACGGGCCCGGTTTGTTCCGGGAGTTGTCAACCGCGTTGGCGCCGCCCTCGGAGCACATTTGCCAACTGCTATCTCAAGGCGTCTGATGGCAAAGGCTTTGCGTCCTCGCTACCAGGAAGAAAAATGA
- a CDS encoding GNAT family N-acetyltransferase, protein MIETERLVFREFTDDDLPWLIEMRSPEAVNRYLGGTAMQNPDALAKRIKYYMECHEKFGFGFCVMIHKVTGELMGSAGLQPLEDTGEIEVGYNMSEKFWGQGYGFETAIGWLKFGFDECGLERIVAVAAPENTGSWRIMEKCGMQYEKTELHYGMECVVYAISREDFALRTS, encoded by the coding sequence ATGATCGAGACGGAAAGATTGGTCTTTAGAGAGTTTACCGACGACGATCTGCCGTGGTTGATCGAGATGCGTTCACCTGAGGCCGTCAATCGTTATTTGGGCGGGACGGCGATGCAGAATCCTGACGCTCTCGCTAAACGGATCAAATATTATATGGAATGTCACGAGAAGTTCGGCTTTGGCTTCTGTGTGATGATCCACAAAGTGACCGGGGAACTGATGGGTTCGGCCGGCCTGCAGCCGCTCGAGGACACAGGCGAGATCGAGGTCGGTTATAATATGTCGGAAAAGTTTTGGGGCCAGGGCTATGGCTTTGAAACCGCCATTGGCTGGCTGAAGTTTGGTTTTGACGAATGCGGATTGGAACGGATCGTCGCGGTTGCGGCTCCCGAGAACACCGGTTCTTGGCGGATCATGGAAAAGTGCGGGATGCAGTATGAAAAGACCGAGCTCCATTACGGAATGGAGTGTGTCGTTTACGCGATCTCACGTGAGGATTTTGCCCTGCGGACCTCTTAA
- the pdxH gene encoding pyridoxamine 5'-phosphate oxidase — MDERLANIRRDYSGEELSQANVSADPFVQFGKWMNEAIAAETDEPTAMTLSTVGEDARPSSRVVLLKGFDADGFVFFTNYNSRKGRALAANPFASLNFFWPELERQVNISGNVAKVSTEESDAYFESRPYLSRIGAWASEQSEPISSRAVIMARAAKLAVKYATGVPRPPHWGGFRVLPDRVEFWQGRPNRLHDRIVYTLDGNEWSIARLSP; from the coding sequence ATGGACGAACGCCTCGCCAACATTCGCCGCGACTATTCGGGAGAGGAACTCTCTCAGGCGAATGTTTCGGCCGACCCATTCGTTCAGTTTGGAAAGTGGATGAACGAAGCAATTGCGGCGGAGACAGATGAACCAACGGCAATGACGCTCTCGACTGTCGGCGAAGATGCCCGGCCATCATCGCGCGTTGTGTTGCTCAAGGGTTTTGACGCCGACGGTTTTGTCTTCTTTACCAACTACAACAGCCGAAAGGGACGTGCTCTTGCGGCAAATCCGTTCGCCTCGCTAAATTTCTTCTGGCCGGAGTTGGAACGTCAGGTGAACATAAGCGGAAATGTCGCAAAAGTCTCAACCGAGGAATCCGATGCGTACTTTGAGTCGCGTCCCTATCTCAGCCGTATCGGGGCGTGGGCTTCGGAGCAGAGCGAGCCGATCAGCTCGCGCGCGGTCATCATGGCTCGAGCCGCAAAGCTCGCCGTCAAATACGCGACCGGTGTTCCGCGGCCGCCGCACTGGGGCGGTTTTCGCGTATTACCTGACCGCGTCGAATTCTGGCAGGGAAGGCCAAACCGCCTCCATGATCGAATTGTATATACGCTGGATGGTAACGAGTGGAGCATCGCACGGCTTTCACCATGA
- a CDS encoding DUF1015 domain-containing protein, whose product MVFIKPFRALRPSAENAKRVACVPYDVIYESEVREYLAKNPLSFLRVTRPEADFPEGSGPTPQEVFARGRENLERFITDQILTPDPDDDIYVYQLASDGHSQTGVVACCSIEEYEQGMIRKHENVRPDKVEERTAHLLAVGAQTGLIFLAFRGTPEIHDLIDTTVTTEPIYDFECPAGTQQRVWRVTETAAWISAFSRVPSLYIADGHHRAESAKLARDEMRHNNPHHTGEEQYNFVVTGMFPAEDLRILPYNRVVKDLNDMADDEFLTRLQESFVLIGTGEKEPQNHGEFCLYLAGKWYSFRHNLQYIREPDPIERLDVSILQDNVFGPLLDIKDARTDDRIGFVGGRRGTAELERLVNEGIAAAAFSMYPTTMDDLLAVSDMGEIMPPKSTWFEPKLKDGLLIHLI is encoded by the coding sequence GTGGTATTTATCAAACCGTTCAGGGCCCTGCGTCCGTCAGCTGAGAATGCAAAGCGCGTCGCGTGCGTGCCGTATGACGTGATCTACGAATCAGAGGTGCGAGAGTATCTCGCAAAGAATCCGCTCAGTTTTCTTCGCGTCACGCGGCCTGAGGCCGATTTTCCCGAGGGATCAGGACCGACGCCACAGGAGGTATTTGCCCGCGGCCGTGAGAATCTCGAACGCTTTATTACCGATCAGATCCTGACGCCGGACCCTGACGACGATATCTACGTCTATCAGCTTGCATCTGACGGGCATTCGCAGACCGGCGTCGTCGCATGCTGCTCGATCGAGGAATATGAGCAGGGCATGATCAGAAAGCACGAGAATGTTCGGCCTGACAAGGTCGAGGAACGCACGGCACACCTGCTGGCGGTCGGAGCTCAGACGGGGCTGATCTTTCTCGCTTTTCGCGGCACGCCTGAGATCCACGACCTGATCGATACGACCGTGACGACAGAGCCGATATACGATTTCGAATGTCCTGCGGGCACTCAGCAGCGAGTCTGGCGTGTCACGGAAACTGCAGCTTGGATCTCAGCCTTTAGTAGGGTGCCGTCTCTCTATATCGCTGATGGGCATCATCGCGCCGAGAGTGCAAAGCTCGCTCGTGACGAGATGCGGCACAACAATCCCCATCATACCGGTGAGGAACAATACAACTTCGTTGTTACGGGCATGTTCCCGGCCGAGGACCTTCGTATCCTGCCATACAATCGAGTTGTAAAGGATCTGAACGACATGGCTGACGACGAGTTTCTCACGCGGCTGCAGGAATCATTTGTCCTCATCGGGACAGGCGAGAAAGAACCGCAGAACCACGGTGAGTTTTGCCTCTACCTCGCGGGCAAGTGGTACTCATTCCGACACAATCTGCAGTACATTCGCGAACCGGATCCGATCGAACGACTCGACGTAAGCATACTGCAGGACAATGTGTTTGGGCCGCTGCTCGACATCAAGGATGCACGCACCGACGATCGTATTGGCTTTGTCGGTGGCCGCCGAGGTACCGCCGAGCTCGAACGCCTTGTGAACGAAGGTATAGCAGCCGCGGCGTTCTCGATGTATCCTACGACCATGGATGACCTGCTTGCTGTCTCGGACATGGGCGAAATAATGCCGCCAAAATCAACGTGGTTCGAGCCGAAGCTCAAGGACGGCCTGCTCATTCATCTCATCTGA
- a CDS encoding DUF4878 domain-containing protein produces the protein MSVRSKAVVVVGLLVACLSACSRPPSTPIETFKTYVKAIKAKDVKAMRVLLSEATLKMHERQAVAQGTTVDEIIKRETLFTENQRSVEFRDEKIEGDKATLMVKNSYGSWETVPFIKEDGVWKIDKKGFADRMTTDIEQENDRKLDDLINKPTGDSQMPSSTVGPSASPSPMLSPVDDLEGEPLNGAADPSL, from the coding sequence ATGAGTGTGAGAAGCAAAGCCGTCGTTGTCGTGGGCCTGTTAGTGGCCTGTCTTTCGGCGTGCTCGCGTCCGCCTTCGACACCGATCGAGACATTCAAGACCTACGTCAAAGCGATCAAGGCGAAGGACGTCAAGGCGATGCGCGTGCTGTTGTCCGAGGCGACCTTGAAGATGCACGAGCGGCAGGCCGTTGCCCAGGGAACGACAGTTGACGAGATCATAAAGCGCGAGACGCTCTTTACCGAGAATCAGCGGTCGGTGGAGTTTCGCGACGAGAAGATCGAAGGTGACAAGGCGACGCTGATGGTCAAGAACTCGTATGGATCCTGGGAGACGGTGCCGTTCATCAAAGAGGACGGCGTCTGGAAGATCGACAAGAAGGGCTTTGCTGACCGTATGACCACGGACATCGAGCAGGAGAACGACCGCAAGCTCGACGATCTCATCAACAAACCGACGGGTGATTCTCAGATGCCGTCGTCAACCGTCGGCCCGTCCGCATCACCCTCACCGATGCTGTCACCCGTCGACGATCTCGAGGGGGAACCGCTGAACGGGGCGGCAGATCCCAGCCTCTAA
- a CDS encoding 4a-hydroxytetrahydrobiopterin dehydratase codes for MLDDKELAAALETLDGWAARDNMLTRRYEFHNFAESLAFVNRVSELAEAADHHPDITFGWGYCEIALTTHDRGGITDVDIALARQISAD; via the coding sequence ATTTTGGATGACAAAGAGTTGGCCGCGGCCCTGGAAACTCTTGACGGCTGGGCGGCCCGCGACAATATGCTGACGCGAAGGTATGAGTTCCATAACTTTGCCGAGAGCCTCGCGTTTGTCAATCGTGTGAGTGAGCTGGCTGAGGCCGCCGACCATCATCCCGATATCACCTTTGGCTGGGGCTATTGCGAGATTGCACTTACTACTCACGACCGTGGAGGGATAACCGACGTCGATATTGCGTTGGCACGGCAGATATCGGCCGATTGA